The Biomphalaria glabrata chromosome 6, xgBioGlab47.1, whole genome shotgun sequence genomic interval TAGAAAATGAAGCATCCCATTGGTCTTGTCTTCACCAATCAAACTTTGGCAGTGACTAAAAATTCTGCCTATGTGTTTGAGGATCAAAATCAAACAGATGTAGGCCAATCATGTCAAGATGGTAAGTATAATGAGCTgtgttcttattttaaaaaaaaaaacagatactCTTCTATTAGTTGTGAGTTCACTTTGGAGTTCAGAAAGATGTCTTATagatggcaattttttttttcatgaaattgACCTCGACAGAAGAATGGTACCAATCAAGAGAAATTTGACTGATTCAACACAATAAAGATGTCATGGAATCACAAAGGAGAAGAGATACTGAAATGTCTTCTTTAAAAGACAGTTTTGAATTAATGCTGTTGCAGATGCCTCTACTTAAAAGATATGATGTtgcataattaaattttttaagcaTCCGTAGTAAAGTTGCTTTTACTTGATTAATACTCAAATATGGATTTATGATAACAATGCTAATACAAAAGATTTATAttctttgaaaaacaaaatacctGTACCCAGTTTGAGAAATGCTGGTTTagataataatttgtttctaaaattgtttcaaaattAAGAATAGACCAACAACAAATGCACTGAACTGGTAATACAAAAGTTTTCAAATATTGAACaatgacaaaacaaaatggaaagaaaacaaTTTGAATATAAATGTGCCAACTGATCATTAGAAACTTCTATTCCCACTCAAGCCTTGAATCACCCTAAAAAACATCTGCCATGCCTCAGtgacttttaaaagtatttcaacCACACACCTTTTATTCAACTTTTAAGCACCTTGAAAACCTAAATTAATGTAAAGTCATGAATCAATGGAACAATAAAAGCACCCAAACaccatgaaaaaacaaaaagagcagataaaaaaaatcaatttttcacTGGCATAAAATcaaatttctttattatttgtgtgtaagtagatttataaaaatgttttagccgTGTGGATAAGGGCTGAAAATGTCAAAATACTCATGATGCCTGCTTAAACTTTCcaattaacaattttaaaaaaaaattagccacATTTGTAAGTCAGaatatgaattaaaataaaacttttcaataCGTGGGACTAGAAAATTAGAGTTCATCGTTAGATTGCTGCTTGAAATATTCCTTTGATTTCTTGGGATCAGGAATAATCTGCAAAGAGATTTGTATAACGTCAAATAATGTAAGTCATTAATGCCAACCATTTTTACTCTTAACTCTATTGTTGCAATTAGCCATGAATCATTTTTAGAACATAAGTctcacaatattttattttcacattttattaattaattaattatctccTAGCAAGACTATTTCTAAACAagcacaataattaatttttagtttttagtttagaccAATGAACATTATTTACAGTGGATACTTATTAATAAACTTCACAGCTcagaataaattaaaatatagcgTGTTGATTAATTTGGACTGTTTGTAGCTCCAGGCAGTTCCTCCAACTAAATGATTGTAGGCATATAAAATTCTTGACAATTTCTTATTGTTACTTGAGGGAGATATTGATATGATTCTTTCTTTTACAGTTCATAcagacattttgaaattttagtGTGTAGTATTATGCACTTTTTGTGTCCTTTTCAGTCTGACACTAGTGTCAATATTTCACTTTCATATCTGAAAGTGGTGTTGGTATACTTATCTAGGATAATAacctttcttccttttttttttctgataaaaattatttcacttcttACTGCATATATTGATTACACTGCCATTTGTTTGTAGCTACATACAGCTAGACCAACTAAACCATTGTAGgcatgtgtatcccgcggcttttgtaagtgacctacagctgtctcattctgaagCCCCCATGTAACCAGGtgttctcttctatgtcagttgaAGCAAGTTGGCACCTAAGCTGATCTtcaaagcgtttccgtggggcacctctgttacgctgACCGACTTTTCAtgtcaccaaaaaagactgcttttggaaTGATATAAGCCACTCTATAAACACATGTCATTCTGTCACTCATCTGTCAGTTGTTTTCCCCTCTTCAACATCCTTATTTGATAACCTAAACTTTGACAGACCTCTTCATGGTTAATTCAGAATATTTTCAGCCCGCACAACCATACTTCACTGCTATGGCATTGGCTTGGGTTAATGATTAAAGACTTACTGTAGCACTTCCAGGTTTCCATCCAGCAGGGCAAACCTCTCCATGTTTATCAGTGTACTGAAAAGCTTGCACCAAGCGCAGTGTCTCGTCAACTGATCTACCCACTGGGAGGTCATTCATTGTAATCTGTCTCAAAGTTCCTTTGGGGTCAATAATGAACAGGCCTCTAAaatagaaattattattttaaaaaatatactttggGGTCAATAATGAACAGGCCACTAAaatagaaattattattttaaaaaatatactttggGGTCAATAATGAACAGgcctctaaaataaaaattattatttttaaaaaatatactttgaGGTCAATAATGAACAAGCctctataataaaaattattattttaaaaaatatactttggGGTCAATAATGAACAGGCCACTAAaatagaaattattattttaaaaaatatactttggGGTCAATAATGAACAGgcctctaaaataaaaattattattttaaaaaatatactttaggGTCAATAATGAAGAGgcctctaaaataaaaattattatttttaaaaatataacaaaatacaaTAGCATTAGGGGTGCAATAATAAAGAAAGGAAATATTTATCCTCTTCAAGAAAGTTTTACCTCAAGCTGTGCCCCAAGTCCTGCAGATATACACCATATGCTTTAGAGATTTCATGGGTGATGTCTGACAACAAGGGGTAATTAATCTTACCCAGTCCACCTTGACTTCTTGGAACATTAGTCctgatgggaaaaaaaaagaatattaattgGAAATGTTCATGACTAAAAAGCTTTAGCACTTAAGACTCTGAACAAAACATGAACAATTGGTTACTATAAGAGTGAGACTGACCATGCAAGGTGAGTGAACTGAGAATCAACAGAGCAACCAACCACTTCTGTATTGATCTTCTGGAACTCATCTATTCTATCACTGAAAGCAATGATTTCAGTAGGGCAGACAAATGTACTGGAAAAGACAAAAATATGAGAatgctatttttattttgtatcacagaataataagtgaaataaataaaaatcagtGTCAAAACAGATACTCACAAATCCAATGGGTAaaagaaaaacactaaatatttcCCTTTGAAGTCTGACAACTTGATGTCTTTAAATTCACCTTTAATGACAGCAGTTCCATTCCAATCTGGTGCAGGCTTAGAAACTGTGGAGTCAAAAGTTATAAAACTGTACTTCCAGAATGAGATTGATagtaatgcatttaaaaataataaaagaaagtaacaacaacaaaaactaaactaacatatatatatattatatgttctcctagatctagatctacatgttctACACAATCAcaaagatctagttctagatttacCATGTTCTACACAATCAcaaagatctagttctagatctaccatGTTCTCCACAttcataaagatctagatctagatttcaatCTATCATGTTCTACACAATCTcaaagatttagatttatatctaccATGTTCAACACAATCacaaagatctaaatctaccacCATGACCATGTATGATGTTATACACACTGATCTACCATCAACCATGGTCTTCAAAACAAAGATAAAAGGTGGTCGGCataacagagatgccccacaatattgcttctttagaatactaactCAATGTTTCTTagataaaggaaaaaaatgcgctattttaaattttactttgctacaaggtgcacgttttaccctataacgtataGATTTTACATCACTTGAtgcttcgtactaaagccataatgaataaaCTAAATTCAATGTTAAATGGCAGaacgtaaccattttagaagttacattgcaaagactttcttccaagccaataatagcccattagttttacgcaaaagatacAATGTAAAAGgttcatttttcatttttgtaattacaaaaatattcccaaaatgacttcagGTATAGAGTCTATATACCATCCTTCCTTAACTAATTATTCATCTGAGCAAGGCTCAGTCACCTGGTACTTATAATATTATTGAGACTCTTGACAAGTGACGACTTGACAAGTCTTAGTCACAAGTTAGTCTTAGTCTTGAGTTGAGACTTCTTGAgtctattatataatatagtttatatatagatctagtattagaatctcaatctagatctaaaaaaaataatatataaataattatttaattattttaatcttatacatttattaatattattaataattagatctcatctaaatctaattaatCTAAGTCTTAATTTAGTCTAAGTAAATTAAGACTTAACTTAGTctaagacttagacttagtGACACTTGACTTAGACACTTAGTCTTAGTAGACGTCtaacttctagatctaactgtCACTCTAAACTCTAACGTCTTACTAGTTACTAGActcaagatctaaatctagacctagactagagcctagtcggtctagaccatagactatatattacatatatagtatatggtctagactagtctagagtaactctagagttagagtagagtagagtagagtCTGTAGCACTGTAGACTACAGTTCAGTCAGTGACTCAGTAGAGAAGTTAGACAGTGACTCAATATTTGTTCACTTACTGACGGCTTGGCTCCATTGAATAGTGTGACCTATTGTGCGTTTGGTTTCTTGTGGATAAACTTGACCTCCTGCATATGAATGACAGGAATCATCTTGGAACTGGCAATGCACCGcacataaacaaataataacaaaacacaACCCGGTTTGCAGAGAGGATGCCATGTTTTACACGTATTTCCACTTTCTGTTTTCCAATGCTCTAATCTAATTTGTTTTCGAAGAAAATTACAAACTTTATGATTATAAAATGTCATTATGCTTTTTAGGGCTTTTAAACTAGTTATAtccaataacaaataaatatcctttaatattatcaaaattatttgtataaaaaaatatatatttcttgcGTTATCATCAATAAAAatcaattacattttattaatataaaaagttCAAAATTAAAGTCTTGATAGCTTTATCTATTTGATTTCCTTGGCACCGATTCTAAACAATAgtcttatagatctaggtctagaatagtctagatctatcatctatgaaGTCGATCTATTCTATTATTCTAtattcctagatctagactctatatctataggcctatgcTAGAATCAATTTAAGAGTAGATTATTGTCTAGGATCAGACAAAACAATTAGAAAGAACATATTAAATAGTTACTTGATTATAATTACCATGATGAtgatgggcgtagccgggggggggggtctaggAGCACCTGctcacactttaaaaaataacgcAAAAGAACTTAATAGTATAGGTTGTTTCATAATTTGAATCCTAATTTTAGCTTGTATCTTATTCTCTATTTTTTGACTTTTTAATTTtgtggattttttattttaattttttttttctctttttatttttagttggcCTCTTCTTGGCTCAACATCTTCTTGGTTTGACATCCTCTTGGCTTGTTTCTTTACTCTCataactaaaataaagaaaaatttaagaaatgcTAGAACATAACTATGCTAAAAGAAGGACTGACATTCTGTGGTCACAAAAtaaaggtcctgggttcgaaccctgccatCTCCCATCATCCTACTGGAGGCTTTGGGCTAGGATATAATTATCTGAAGAATATCTGAaacgtaaaaaaataataattaaaaacaacaaatcggTAAGGCagctaactttaaaaaatacaaattaagtGTATCATAATttggttaatgtttttattaacgTAAGAAATCCaccttttctttatttttaaattgttacattttcttttttagattaTTACTATTTTCGTACTTATCTTGGTTTGATGTCCTTTGGGCTCAACATTCTCTTGACTTGTATCATACAAGAAATGCAGCAAAGATCCATTCTCTCTCCAGCTCTTCCTAACATATTTATGAAGCATATTATTATGGAAACTCTAGAAGGATTTTCTCCTAGCTTGACCATAGAAGTCTGGCCTTTTCCACTCTAAGGTTTGCTTATGATATAGTCCCTAGTTGGAGAAAATGCTGACAAAGTACAAGATTTTCAAAACTGAATGCTAGAGCATTTGGTATAGAAATCAGTGCTAAAAAAAAGCATACAGTTGAATGGCCAAATATtagaagaagttgactcattttTTAATTACTAGGAAAAATAtctgcacaaaaaaaaatgttaaaaacttcCAATTGtggtaaacaaaatgtttttcttgataaTTTGGTTAACACTTTAAGCTCAGTTTCTATGAAGTcctttacactttaaaaaaaaaaagttttcttgttCAAAATATTCTCTCATTAGTCTGGCTTAGCATGGTATTGGCTTATTTCTTTACTCTCATaaatgtgaatgtgaagttTAGCTTTAAGTCAAATTTTTCAGTGCAAGTGATAAGCCTACTGTGATAGTTGTGCCCTTATGAGAACTGCACGCCAATATTTAGTAGGACACCTAAAAAATCAACAATGCTATGGGGCAAAAATGAATATAgattaaatgttttattgtgtatgtatgtgtatacaAGATAAGTAAGTACACATTGGGAATCCGTTTTAAAACGAAATATAGGGAGATAATTAAAGGAGATTGCAAACTCTAAACGCAAAGCACATTATTACAGCAATGAAGTCCACAATTGTGAACTTTAATTATCCTTACAGCCTTTTATGGTGTCAAACCGTATACGATAATCCCATAAATCAAATTTCAaactggagaccattaatggAATAAAATTAAACCATAAATTcagtttattataattatagtgtGAGATATACAATGCcaatttaaattctattttatcCGATTTCTTTTTTCAATGTAGGCATATCATCACATTAAAATATGTTCAAGTTTGTATTTTTAGCCGCCCCCGAAAGggtaaaagacgctattagttttgtgtggaatgtccgtccgccccgtttagatctcgttaaCAGAAAAGatatagtgaaaatccgacatcattatattttagaccattcaaagttctgatttattttttgaaagcgaaaaatctaattttttaaatcacttatgcaagcagtttttttttttataaaaatacaccacttttactactattcactattaatagtaacaaacacgggaggctctttaatGGGGGAGATGGCTATTTACCATAttcttaacacatttatgcaaatggttttagattttttgttaatttttttttttacatttttattgcttagTTAAGCAAGTTATgttcatactaactactacatttacacacacaaaaaaatgtttacttttttttaaagagaaaaaatcttatTAGTATAGCCAATATATatgttggacataatttaaaacaacaattaataagtagtttttcatattatcgtgtgaACTGCAGCACTGTGCCATTGATATAGAACaaactaaaggaaaaaaatttttacggaaatattttttttttcttgaggatttgaataagagtttgcccctttacaaaacaattagatattccttataattataagacatcagttataGGCCAgcttcacatctaacttcacattcactttcacgacATGCTATTCATTCACTGAcaaaatcgttcacgacttttcgttctcGCGACAATTctttcaccagacatttcgtttacccgacaattcgttcacgtgACTATTGGTAACTTgctcaccgacagttggttcacgacaaatcgttcaccgacaaatcgttttCTGggtagtaacatattgttaatattatataggcctactagtcgaccggcggcgtagcatacgccgttattttccctagggccggccttaggtgcctgcaacctatgcgaccgcagtgggccccgcactttcatagggcccgctctaattcaaggtgtagaaattattaaattaaaccatttaaacttaaaagagatttctcgcgccctcctgtcgatttaccaggagcactTTCATacgacccgcactttcataagacccgcactttcataggaccagcGCTAATTCAAATtgcataaattaattaattaaaccattttataacttaaaacagatttcccgcgccctcctggcgatttaccaggagctcctgaaaatctcccgaaatagcaaaatatacgaaaatatATACAcgaaaaatgtcattttgggtgtcattcaatatggaaaacgaaAATCTTAAGCGCGACACTTtgcatcagccgtaattgtgtaatctggtgaaagaagcttctcgcgcctcaaactaatgaagaattacttgaggtcaacaatcctcaaagatagattgaaacatttggtaattcttgctattaagcgtgatctatgtaggaaacagaattctgatgatatactgtatgacttcgctacacgcaaggctcgtaaagtatttctgtacgtagtaaagaatgaataaaatgcatagacgaatttattttctaatacaaactcttaaatttcacttattatccgcttccctactcaaacttggccccgcgaaatccgtttcgcatagggccccacaatgggtaagtccggccctgctatatacatagtagattacttagattagttcctagtccaaacctcccgcaagacaaagggggatgggagcgggcagggtttgataaatttaaacgacagtcaagcgcgcagTCAGTCATCCGTGGTGTGAATactactcttgttttctcgtggactattcgcagaaataagagagtgatctttcctttacttctcgaCCAAattcttgagggaagaagagaattatatatatagaagattCTCGATgcgtgtttaatttgtttaaaagatttgtgggtgaacgaaatgtcagtgaacgaattgtcgtggaaccgttctagatctaaaactatgtCCACTTCGATAAACCTCACAATGCATGTTAAGTAGGCTAACTATAAATAGTATCGATACACCTCTCGGCTTTTATTAAATAGTATTTATAGATAATGtgcattgttaaaaaaaaagccaaaaaaaaaaaagttaaattctgTATATTTGGGATTTTCGCACTAAAAGtttagcacacttttttttctttgtttgcacTTTAAATTCTTTAAGCACAAATAAGTAAAAGACAAgagaaattatataaaatataaaatactctTGATCAACATCTGTGGCTGATCTACGCTTAGGAAGTACGCACTCAATGCTGGGAATAGCTGGAGCATCCTATATCGATTGCAGGAAAAAAAACTAAGCCATCTAGTTCTGCTTTGGTAAAATAAGTTCTGACTAATTATATCCACAAATCAATAGAAATCTTTCAGAGCCTCTTTttacttttgctggcctagagttccaagagccgaaggctcaactctacctgaagAAGAAGCccgtttatcttatcttatagaatacagactttacttcaaaaaagaagatgattacgttctacgcgtagTCCTAGGTCAAtaggtcatgcatgttaaccaatgacttaaattctgcaaagtcattggttttcctgtctggctcaagcaacccatttcAACTGTAAAAATACATTCTTTCGTTGTTTCCAATCGATACCTCCAAAGTTCATATTGGCATTGTATCGTACACACGCAACACACTTAGACGACGAACTGGCATATTTCTCAGACACCAATCTTGTCTGTGTTCCACCAGATTTACAAACAAACTTGGCCAACTGTACAACCGGCAATAGTTTCTCACCACCATGGTTACTTGCATCTgtagccagtggcgtagcatccatggcgcatTGGGGCTCAATGAaaccgggcccacgaccattaggggcccgcTGCGCTTGGCCCATGACTCTTGACTTGTTGAGAACTTTGGGGTGACAtcgaagtgaaaaaataaatgcacttttgtaaaaaccgataaaaaatagaatttaaaaagctcCCTCAAAATTTCCTGAACGTTGTaccaaaataaatattaacttCAAAACCAGTGTTTGAAGCTTCAATGTAAGGACTTGCTTTCTATCaggttttgtaaattgtaatggtGGCAAGCCCTAACCGTGCGTTTGAGGTGACAATCGTTTCCATATTgtcccattctttttttttccttgtctgtTCATAAAACCATTGGTAGTATTACAGGAATGGATGGGGTGGGGAGAAACATGGATAGTCCTGATTGTCACTAATGAAAATGTCGATACAGctaaaaattattcaattttctcaaagctcaatatttttttatcttgttttgtatttaaaatatgtatatcaTCATTTCATTTTACACAAACTTTTCAGGTTTATCTTTCCAAACTTAGCGTTCAGGCTGATCTGTCAGCTggtaaacgcaccaacaaaatcataaacaattttgGATCTTCGTTCTTTGtaatattcttgaacccgggccgaCAGGTAtcatgctacgccactgtctgtAGCGATTCCAAAACAGA includes:
- the LOC106075552 gene encoding peroxiredoxin-1, whose amino-acid sequence is MASSLQTGLCFVIICLCAVHCQFQDDSCHSYAGGQVYPQETKRTIGHTIQWSQAVISKPAPDWNGTAVIKGEFKDIKLSDFKGKYLVFFFYPLDFTFVCPTEIIAFSDRIDEFQKINTEVVGCSVDSQFTHLAWTNVPRSQGGLGKINYPLLSDITHEISKAYGVYLQDLGHSLRGLFIIDPKGTLRQITMNDLPVGRSVDETLRLVQAFQYTDKHGEVCPAGWKPGSATIIPDPKKSKEYFKQQSNDEL